The following proteins are encoded in a genomic region of Oryza brachyantha chromosome 11, ObraRS2, whole genome shotgun sequence:
- the LOC107305232 gene encoding uncharacterized protein LOC107305232 encodes MACEFKELALDGHNYPTWALDVKISLSSKGIVAALTPPTSRDTTFTDQSKYQALYVMRHHIHADLKSEYALEKEPSTFWLALKTRYEQQKAIILPEALHEWNHIRLQDFKSIGEYNHVVHKVSAKLRFCEKEPSDVKKIEKTINSMLPSDRILQQQYRKKGYDTYPELIHDLLQAEKHDELTMKIHCQRPVGSAPLPEVHHNNAQGKKKFNGPKNHKKIFKGGKSKGKNKKGKPNVPAPGKGNSNAPSDNKCH; translated from the coding sequence ATGGCCTGTGAGTTCAAGGAACTTGCATTGGATGGCCACAATTACCCTACGTGGGCTTTGGACGTCAAGATAAGTCTGTCATCCAAAGGGATTGTTGCCGCCCTGACTCCACCAACGAGCAGAGACACGACATTTACTGATCAATCCAAGTACCAAGCCTTATATGTCATGAGGCATCACATCCATGCTGACCTCAAATCTGAGTATGCTTTGGAGAAAGAACCTAGCACCTTTTGGCTAGCCCTAAAAACAAGGTATGAACAACAAAAGGCAATTATCTTGCCTGAAGCTCTCCATGAATGGAACCATATCCGCCTTCAGGACTTCAAGTCCATAGGTGAATATAATCATGTTGTTCATAAAGTTTCTGCCAAATTACGATTTTGTGAGAAAGAGCCATCTGACgtaaaaaagatagaaaaaactATCAATTCTATGCTTCCATCAGACAGGATCTTGCAACAGCAATACCGTAAGAAGGGTTATGACACCTATCCTGAGCTTATACATGATTTACTACAAGCTGAGAAGCATGATGAACTCACAATGAAGATTCATTGCCAACGACCAGTTGGATCAGCTCCTTTGCCTGAAGTTCATCATAATAATGCGCAGGGGAAAAAGAAGTTCAATGGCCCTAAGAACCATAAAAAGATCTTCAAAGGTGGCAAATCCAAGGGCAAGAACAAAAAGGGCAAGCCCAATGTGCCAGCTCCTGGTAAAGGCAATTCCAATGCACCAAGCGACAACAAATGTCACTAG